A window of Thiocapsa bogorovii genomic DNA:
CTGCTCGCCTACGAAAACTGGAACGTCGATGTCGGTCTCGCTTGCGGTCTGCGCGGCCACGCCCAGATCGGCAAGGGCATGTGGACCATGCCCGACGAGATGCGCGCCATGGTCGAGACCAAGTCCGGTCATCCCAAGGCAGGTGCCAATTGCGCCTGGGTACCCTCCCCGACCGCCGCGACCCTGCATTCGATGCACTACCACCAGGTCGATGTGGCCGCCGTCCAAGTCGAGTTGGCCGCGGGTGGACCACGGGCCAGTCTGGACACCATCCTGCAGATCCCGCTCGACCCGGCGTGCGCCTGGAGTGCGGAGGAGATCCAGCAAGAGCTCGACAACAACTGTCAGGGCATCCTCGGCTACGTGGTGCGCTGGGTCGATCAGGGTGTCGGCTGCTCGAAGGTACCGGACATCAACAACATCGGCCTGATGGAGGACCGCGCGACACTGCGGATCTCAAGCCAGCATGTCGCCAATTGGCTGCATCACGGGATCGTATCGCGCGAGCAAGTGATGGAGACGCTCAAGCGAATGGCGGCGGTGGTCGACGCACAGAACGCCGATGATCCTGTCTATCGCCCGATGGCCCCCGGGTTCGACGGCATCGCCTTCGAGGCCGCGGCGGACTTGATCTTCAAAGGCCGCGAGGCGCCGAACGGCTATACAGAGCCGACCCTGCACGCGATGCGCAGACGCCTAAAAGGGCATTGAACCGCGCCTCGGGGCGACATGCGCTGTCTCCCCGGGATCAGTGTCCCGCGCTGCCGCAGGCTTCTCGGCTCGCGCGGCTCAAGTGGCGAGGGATTTCGACCGCCTTGCGGTTCAGGTGCGGTTCAGCATGGATGCTCTACTCTTGCGGCCATGACGGGTGTTCGTTGCCCGTCGTTTCGCTGGAGATCCTTTATGAACATCAAACCCCTGGCGCTCTTGATCCTCTCCGCTGTCGGTATCGCGATCCTCGCCCTCGCGCCGGCGACCTCCCAGGCGCGGGAGTATTCCGAATGGGGAGGACGCGACGGTCGGGAATGGCGCTGCGATCGCGGCCGGCCATGTCAGCCCTACTCTCGCCGTTATCGCCACGAACGCGGCACCACGACCATCACGGCCCCGGAATACGGCGGCCATGCCATTCGCGGTTACGTTCCTCCTCGCTCTGTCATACTAAACCCGCCGGAGCGCGGGTACAGGAACGACCGAAACCCCAGATAGTGCGCCGTGGCGCCGCGGATGCCTTCGGCCCCACTGGCCGTCTGTGCTAGATTGGCTCGCACCTGGAACGGATCCCCGAACCGAAAACACCATGCGCCAGACCAGCCTCGTCCTCGCCGTCGTGCTCATCGTCGCCAGCGTCGCGGCGACCGGAACGGCTTGGGGCCGCAGCGATAAGTCGAGCCAAGGACACATGACCCCTTCCCAAGCGGAACAGGCGGCGCGGCGCCAGACCGGCGGTGGGCGCGTGCTCTCCGTAAAGGCGGCGGACGGCGGCTATCAGGTCAAGGTCCTGACCCCGTCCGGGGAGGTCAAATACGTCTTCGTATCCGGCCGCTGAGGGGGAGCACATGCATGTCCTGGTGATCGAGGACGAAGCGCAGCTGCGTCGCCAAATCATCGAGCGTCTCGGTCGCGAGGGCGCCATCGCAGAGGGCACAGGCGAGGGTCGCGAAGGCTTGTACCTGGCGACCGAATACCCCTTCGATGCGGCCGTGATCGATCTCGGCCTTCCCGGGATGAACGGGTTGGAGATCATCCGCAACCTGCGCAACGCCGGCAGTCTCCTCCCGATCCTGATCCTGACCGCACGCGATCGCTGGCAGGACAAGGTCGAAGGTCTCGAGGCGGGGGCCGATGACTACCTCGCCAAGCCCTTTCAGACCGAGGAACTGTTGGCCCGACTGCGCGCCCTGATCCGCCGCGCCAACGGGGCGGCCTCTCGGGAGCTGCGCATCGGCCCGTTGCGCATGGATCTCGTCGCCCAGTCAGTCTGGATCCACGAGCGCCCGACCGAGCTGACCGCCTACGAATACCGCCTCTTGGAGCAACTGGCGAGCGCCCGCGGCGGTGTCCTGTCCAAGCAAGCCTTGGCGGATCGGCTCTATCCGCACGACGAGGATCGCGACAGCAACGTCATCGAGGTCCTCTTGGGCCGTCTGCGGCGCAAGCTCGACCCCGACGGCTCGCTCGCCCCGATCGAGACCTTGCGCGGTCGCGGTTACCGCTTGGCACTCGCAAGCGAGGACAGGCGCCCGGGTTCTGCCTGATGTCGCTGCGTGCACGCGTCGTCGCCTCCGCCGCCGCGGTGCTTGCGCTCTTCATCCTGCTCACCAGCATCGCCCTGGAACAGGCCTTCCGGGACACTGCCGAATCCTCGCGCGAGGAGCGTCTCCTCGCCCAGATCTTCCTGCTCATGGCCGCAGCCGAGGCGGGGAACGAGGGCCTAGTCTTTCCCGAGGCGCTCGCCGAGGCCCGGTTCAGCCTGCCGGGATCCGGTCTGTACGCCCGTGTCTTCGATGCCGACGACCGTCTGATTTGGGAGTCGGACTCCGCGATGGGCATCCCCGAACCCGGCCCGATGGCGCTCGTGCCCGGCGAGCGCCGTCTTGAATTCCGAACCGACAGCGACGGACGGGGCTACCTAGTGGAAGGCTTCGGCGTGTCCTGGGCTACCGGGGCGGTACCGCGCAACTATGTCTTCCTGGTCGCGGAAGACACGGTCGCCTTCGACGAAGAGGTCGGGCGTTTTCGTGCAAGCCTGGCGGTCTGGCTGGGGGCCATGGCCCTGCTCATGTTGGCGGCCCTGGTCTTGATCCTCGCTTGGGGACTCGCGCCGCTGCGACGGGTGAGCATGGAGGTGGCGGCCATCGAGTCCGGCGGTCAAGCCAAGATCCTGGGCACCTATCCGAGCGAGATCTGCGCCCTGACCGACAATCTGAACGGCTTGCTGGCCCATGAGCAGGCACGCCAGATGCGGCTCGACAACGCGCTCGGCGACCTCGCACACAGTCTGAAAACCCCGCTCGCCGTGATCAGAGGCGCCATCGGCGATCTCGAGACGGGGAACGAGACGACCCTACTCATGGAGCAGCAACTGGCGCGGATGGACACCATCATCGCCCATCAACTGCAACGCGCCCGCACCGGCGGGGGGCAGACCGCCATCCTGTCGCCGCCGCTGCAGATCGCGCGTGTCGCGGAGCGTCTGATCGGCTCGCTGAGCAAGGTCTACCGCGATAAAGGCGTCGCGGTCACGGTGGCAGTCCCGGAAGAGATCCAGATCAACGGCGCCGAGGGGGATCTCATGGAGATGCTCGGCAACCTCCTCGACAACGCCTTCAAGTGGTGCCGAAGCCAGGTGATCGTGCGAGCCGGCACGGAGAAGGGGACGCTGGTCATTGCGATCGAGGACGACGGGCCGGGCATCCCGCCGCGGGATGCAGAGCGCCTGCTCGCACGCGGGACGCGTGCGGACGAGGCGGTGCCGGGACACGGCATTGGTCTTGCCATGGCCCGCGAGATCTGCGAGGCGTATGGCGGTCGCCTCGGCGTCGAGGTGTCGGCACTCGGGGGTGCACGGGTCTGTCTGCTGATTCCGACGTGAACGGATGTCTTGGAATCCTAAACCGCCTCAACTCAGGCACGCGTGGCTTCGGCCGCAGCCGATCCGTTCCAAAAAAGACACCGACCGCTCCGGACGCGGTTTAGCCGCCGAACCCCTCCGGGTTCTCCGATTGCCAGCGCCAGGTATCGCGCACCATGTCGTCGATCCCGAGCTCGGCCTCCCAACCGAGCTCCGACTTCGCGAGTGCGGGATCGGCATAACAGGCGGCGATATCGCCCGGACGGCGCGCGACGATCTCGTAGGGCACGGGCCGACCGCTCGCGCGCTCGAAGGCCGCGACCATATCCAACACGCTGTAGCCGTGTCCGGTACCCAGGTTGTAGACCACGACGCCGGGCCCCTGCGCGAGTCGATGCAGGGCCGCAAGATGTCCGCGGGCCAAATCGACGACGTGGATGTAATCCCGCACGCCGGTGCCGTCCGGGGTGGGATAGTCGTCGCCGAAGACGCGCAGTCGCCGCAGCTTGCCGACCGCAACCTGCGCGACATAGGGCATCAGGTTGTTCGGAATGCCGTTGGGGTCCTCGCCGATGCGCCCGCTCGGGTGCGCGCCGACCGGATTGAAATAGCGCAGCAGCGCGATGTTCCAGGTTCCGTCCGAGACGTGAAGATCGCGCAGGATCTCCTCGATAAAGAGCTTGGAGCGGCCGTAGGGATTGGTCGCCGACAGCGGAAACCCCTCCCGGATCGGCACCGTCGCCGGATCCCCGTAAACCGTGGCCGAGGAGCTGAAGACGATGTTCTTCACCCCGGCCGCCGCCATCGCCTCACAGAGCGTAATGGTCCCGCCGACGTTGTTGTCGTAGTAGGCAAGCGGGATCTCGACCGACTCCCCGACCGCCTTGAGTCCGGCAAAATGGACAACCGCATCGAAGGCGCCGTCCCGAAAGATCGCGTCGAGTGCCGCACGATCACGCAGGTCCGCCTTGAAGAAGATCGGCGTCCTGCCCGTGATCTCGCCGACCCGCCGCAGTGATTCCTCCTTGCTGTTGCAGAGGTTGTCGACCACCACGACGTCCATTCCCGTGGCCAGCATCTCGAGGCAGGTATGGCTGCCGATGTACCCCGCCCCGCCAGTCACTAGCACGCGCATCGTTTCACTCCGGTGTCTGTTGCTTCTCGTTCACTCCACTCGTCGGCCGGTCTCGGATACCGAAAGACGCGCCGACCCGCGGCGATCGAGTCGCGTCTCGCCGATCGTAGGTCGACACTCACATGGTTGTCCGGCGAAGGTCAAGCGCTGGGAGCAAAACGTCGTGAGCCCTCTTGCGCGAACCCCCCACATGCGGATCACCGATTCCCCCATGCCCTCATCAGACGATGTTCACACCTCCGACCGCCCGCCTTTCAGGACCTCTCCCCCATCTTGCCGACCTCAGGAAACGCCCGAAAACGGAGGGATGCACGATCTCGGCCGCACCACGAAGGTGCGCGAATGACCGATCCTTGTCCCGGATCAATGCGGCGGGCGTTCGGTTTGCGGTCGTGACCCCGGCTTGCCGCTCGTTGCCGATCGTCACTCCGGCCCTAAGCTTCGCCGGAACTCATCGCCGAGCGGGGCCCCCGGGGGACGTTGACCTGCAGTCGACATCTTCCCACTGCCTGATAGTAGGCGGGTCGATTCCAACTCGAAGATGCCTCAGCCCGCGCGCGGCGGTTGTTTGATAAAGTCAGACCCCATCGTTTCGGCATCGACGGGGACGGCCCTGAAATCCCATACATCAAACATGGAGATGCCATCAAACGATGAGCGCCCCACGTGGCGCCCTTTGTGCTTAACTCTCCCGCAGAACGTCGCCTTGCACGCGTCAAGCAACCGCGAGCGCCGTGCCCCGCGGCAAGCCCCGCCCAACATCGCAGGTCACCGACATGATCGATCCTATTCGCGAGCTTGGTCTCCACACAGGCGCGTCCGCCGACCTTCCCGACGGCCCCTGCGCACCGCTCTCCGCCGACGACCGTCAGAAGCTGCATCTCTACATCAACTTCAAGCTGATCTCCTCCGGTCAGCCCTCCTGCGGCACGGCGGCAACGGAGGGCTTCATCGAGATCGCGCACGATCTGCTGTTGAGCTATCGAGAGAAAAACCGCCTCCTGTCGACGTACCACTGCCCGGTGGATCGGCGGATCCAGGATTTCCTGGGGCGCTATTTCGAGGATCTGGAGCTGGACCGAATCCCGACCCTGCCCTTTCAATCCTTCATCCTGGACCGTCATGGACTGGCCCGCGAGCTGTCCGTCCCCGTCGACAGCGAGATCTTCACCTCGGACATCATCTCGAGCTATCGCGTGGCGCAAGGCGTCCTGCACAACCCGGCGAGCGACCGGCGCACCACCGAGGGGTCTTTCCACGTCGCCGAGGGCGGGCTGCCCATCCCTGGCGACAAGAAGGCCGTGCCCAAGGCGGTCTTCGCGAAGATGCTCGAGGCCGCGCTCGATCCGCCCGACGACCTGCTGACCATCCCCTTTACGGCGAACCACGCCGAACCGGCACGGATGTTCGTCTCGCTCCTGCTGCGCCCATTGGTCTGCCCCGAGGTCCCCGGATTCCAGCCCGAGAAGAACATGGAGATCCGCTTCTTCGCGCCGGGCAACCTGGTCTCCAACCTGGATTTCGTCGAGAGCATCTTCGGCAACGGCGGCAATCCCTATCTTGCGGATTTCGATGCCGCCTTGGACGTCGATCACTGGACCGGCCACACCGGCTGCGTGCTGCTTGCCCCGCACCTGACGCAACTCACCAAGCAGGCACTGGGACTGCCGCACCGTGACCACGCAACCGACCGCCAGCGCGCCGAGGGCATGTGCTGGAGCGATCCGGACGAACGCTACAACGACGGCAATGCCTTCAAGATCACCGCGCGGGACGACTCCGGGGTCATCGTCACCATCCTGGCGGACAACTATTTCGGCTACTGCAAAAAGGAGGTGAAGACTCAGATCAGCTTCGCCGCCAACCTCTTCGGCCTGGCCGAGGAGGAGCACTCGGGCGGCGCGCTCGCATTCCCGCGATTCAACCACGGCGAGGAATTCGGCGTGGATCAGACCACGCGCGAGCCCGGCTATTCCTTTACCGATGTCGCCGAGCGCTATGGCGAGATCATGGACCTGCAGCCGGAGGGCTACGGGATCGACAAACGCTTCCCGCAAGTCGTCTACGTCCCGCAAAAACTGCGCATGGACCTTCTCGCCCAACGGATCACGTGGGATTACGACGGCGCGACACGGACCATCCGCCTGCAGCCGGGCAAGATCTACGTCCAGCCCAACGGCTACAAGATCGAGATGTACAAACACCCAGGCGCACCGTCCTGGCGTCTCATCGGCACCAAGGCGGAAGGAACCTTCTGTCACAAACCCTGCACCGTCTCGGGCGGCGGCAAGTCCGAGATCTCCAAATCGTTGGAGGACGCCGTCCTGTACGGCCCCATCTTCGTCGATGATCTGAATCAGGATCTGGACCGGGTGCAGGAGATCTTCGACCGCGATTACCGAGACCGCTTCCGTCCCGGCTTCGAACATGAGGACCACGACGCGGGGCGCAAGCCATTGTCGCCGGAGCGTAGCCTGGGTTCGGTGATCAAGCTGCTGACCCCCTCGCCCAGTCATACGCACGAGTACAACACCTGGCTCACGATGATCCCGCCGCGGTTGTTGGCCCTCACCTTCATGATCAAGCGCCTCTACCGTCCGAGCTGGGGCGAGGCGTGGCGCGACCGCTTCTCGGTCGACGAGGTCGACGGCGCACCGGGGCACGAGCTCAAGGCCTTCGGGCGGCGCATCGTGGCGACCTACCTGCGCGTCGGGTTCGATCCGGACAGCAAGTGGCGGACCTTCAAGCTGCGTCAAGACTTCATCGCGGCCGAGAAGATCCAGATGGAAGACGACATTACCGCCTCGGTCGTGATACCGCCGGGTGCGGTCAGCGGCTGTCGAGCCGCGGCTCGCGAGGGCGAACACAGCCTCAAGCTCGCCCGCAACTGCGAGTACCGTCTGTTCCAGCGTCCGGACGACGCCATCATTCCGGGCTTCGACAAGCAGACCGAGCTCGAGATGGCGCAGGACGGCAACTTCATGGCCAATTTCGAGCCTCTGCATGGACCGACGCTGGACGCGGTCATCGGCGACGTTTTGACCCTCTCGACCTTCACCGCACCCATGCGCAAGCGTCTCGAGCAGGCGGCACGCGACGGCCTTGCCGTGGTCTCCTCGGCCCACCCGCGGCTGGTCGACGGCAAGCCGTCGAAGAATCCGCGCTATCTTCAGGTTCGCCCGGACTTGGTCAACCCGGTGCGCAGCTATGTCGCCGAGATGGGCGCGCGTCTGCATCGTAAGCTGCCCCTGGACATCCCGGTCTGTCACCCGGTCGACGCGGTCCTGACCGGACGGCGCAACAACCCGCCGGAGCCCGGCATCCGAGCGCTCGCAGTCTACAACCCGATCCACTACCAAGAGCTGCCCGAGCTCTTTATGGACTTCATCTGCTCGCTCACCGGAAAGTCACCCTCCACGACCGGCGCCGGCAGCGAAGGTGCACTGACCAAGGCGCCCTTTAATGCCGTGCGCCAGACCGTGGACCTCAACAACGCCTTGGTGTCCTTCATCCTCACCGGCTATGCCGGGTTCTCGAGTTCCGCCGGACATATCGGCCCGGACGTGAAGGTCTCGCACGACGTCTCACTGTTGATCCCGGAGATCTGGGCCCGTCTCACCGAGCAGGAGCGCGATCCGCAATACCTGATCGCAAACGACTATCTGGAGCCCCTTGAGGATTTCGAGTACCAGGGCCGCACCGTGCTGGCCAGCCGGCTCGGCTACCGCATCACCGAGCGATTTGTCGCCCACTTTTTGGGCAAGATCTTCGACAACCCGCGCGCCGTCTTCACCTCGGCCATCCTGCGCCCGGAATCGCAGAGCCTGGAGGTCTTCGTCGACGGCATCGAGAATATCTGCGAGGCCCAAGAACGTGTCGCCCGGCGCTATTTCGAGGACGGCAGCATCGCAGACGCCTGTCCGCCGCTCGCGGCCCTACTCCACATCATGGCAGAGGGCCACTATCAGGGGCGGAAGGTCCATGACCCGGTGATCCGCAAACTCTTTACCCGCGAGTCCCTGTTGAGCTCCGATTGGTATCGCGAACGTCTGCAGATCAAGCAACAGCGCGACATTCAACTCGCTCGGAGGATGGTGCTGACTGTGCAGCAGTTTATCGATCTGCGCCACTATGCCGACGAAGCGGACCGTCTGGATGCCGCGGCGCGCTTAGAGCGCGCCAAGGCCGATCTGGCTCGGGTGCAGGCGCCCGCCTACCTGGATGCCTTGGTCGGCACCATCGGTGCGGATCCACTTGGACCGGCTCGGGAGACCATGGTCGAGGCCGAGCGACAGGCCGCTTAGTGAGCGGGCATGCCTTCGGTTGCCGGGGACCGGACATCCCGAGCGGCGGGGTTCGAAGGCAGCCCGCGTCCGGAGCGCGTCGGAGCAAGACGCGCCGTTGAGGCTTGGAGGCCGCTATGGCGAACAGGCGTCAAACGGTCCTCCGGGGCAGGGCATTCAATCCGGCGAAATGCCCGCTTGTGCTTGGTGGACCCTTACGGGGACGCGCAGACCGGCCGGATATCCGCGCAAGGAAGGCTTGAAGAAATTGGCAGAACAACGCGCCGAGAGAAGAGTGTTGCCACGATTGTCGTAACCCGTGTCGCTGTCGATTACGATGACGACAACGGTTGGGTGCGGTGCTTGTTTCCGGCACGGTGCTCCGGGGTTATCTGGGGGAGCGCCCAAAGGACAGTAGACGCGACCACCACCGGGCGCGGACCGGGCTTCTCGGCGACCGCAAGACCCGGAGGGAGGCCGGACCCGTCGGAGGACTCGCGGCGCGCCGGCGTGGCGCATCGACGGACGTGCTGCACTCCAACGCACGCCTGACAACTCCATCGAAATCGAACGCATAGGTCGTTGCAGGTGTCGCCGGGGAATCCATCTCCGGCGTGCGGATCTCGGAGCGCTCCGGATCCGGCTTCGGCGCATGATGGCGGCCTTCGGGTATCACCACGGGCATCATCGTTAACGGCTCCCTCTCGGAATCGTCTATCGGGGTATTGTCTGTGGGCTCCGAACCCGACACGAGCTGACTCATGGGTTTGGACTCCGGTTCCTTCGCGACCGACGGCGTGGAGAATTGGGCTTCGACGGTCATACAAGTGTACGGCCGTTAGATGACCAAGATAGGTCATCATGGCCGATGAATCTGTGACATATGCACACCTGCTCGGAAGCCGCGCTCGACGACCCGACCGAAGAGCAGCCGAACCGACACCCCGGACCGCCTTGTGTTAGCGTGCCGGGCATCAAATCACCATCCTGGAACCTTAAAGATGCAACACCTGACACCACAAGGCCAACAGATCGTCGACGATATCGCCCGGCGGCACGGATTCAGCCAAGATGCCGTAACGCACATGCTGGTCGCCGTGCTCAATGGCAATGGCGGCATGGCCCAATTCAGTCACCCGGAATTCGGCGGCGCGGGCCAGTGGATGCAAGGCGGCATGCTGATGCTCGGCGACATGTTCAACTCTTCCCTTAAGGGTCGGGTCGATGCACTCTGCTACGAGCTCGCCAACCTGCTCGCGAGCCAGCCCGGTCTGCTTCAGAGCGGGAGCTTCCAGTCACAGAGCCAAGGCGGAGGATCCTTTCAGAACCAAACCAGCGGCGGCTCGCGCGGTCAATCCGATCTTTTCGTGCCGGACCCGGCCGATCACTGGTGGCCGCAAGCGCTCGGCGTACCGAGCGCGACCGGGAGCCAGAACAACGTCAAGTACGCCTATTTCGCCAACGCACGGCGTCTGGCCGTCAACACCGGCGGTGATGTCTGGGTGTACGATACACTGGACCATCAGATCGGCGGCTTCTCCCAGCAACAAGGCACGGGCGGCTCCATCAGCTTCGGCAGCCAATACGGCACCATCGATCTCGGACGCCTTCCCGTCGTCTCGCGCAACGGCCAACCCGTGGAGACGCCCCTGCCGGCCTCGGCGTCGGATCATTCCGGGCAATATCGGCCCGCGCCAAGCCCGGCAGCGAGGGACGGGGCGAACGAGGGTGACATCTTCGCCGCCATCGAGCGTCTCGGCGATCTCAGGTCAAAGGGCATCCTCACGGACGATGAGTTCAATGCCAAGAAGGCCGAGCTGCTCGCACGCCTTTAACTGAAGGCCGCAGGCTGGAGGCTGGGGGCTCAGCCTTCACCGACCCGGCCAACACCGCTCCGCCGATCAAAGGTACGGCGAAAACAACCGCGCGAATCCGTCGCGCAGTTTTACCGGAATCGAGCGGCCGGCAAGGTCACCGAGCGTCAACTCCCGGCTCGCCGCGATCTTGGCGTCCACTAGCTCATGGAGCCGGCGCGACAGATCGCGATCATAGCATTCGAGGTTGTACTCGAAATTGAGCCGCAGGCTGCGTGCATCCCAATTCGCCGAGCCGAGAAACGACCAGATGTCGTCGATCAACATCAATTTGGTGTGATCGAAGGGCGGCGGGGAGAGCAGGATGCGGCACCGCCCCTCCAGCAGCTGGTCGACTTGGGCTTGTGCGGCCCACTGCACGAGCTTCAGATTGTTCTGCTCGGGCATCAGGATCTCGACCTCGACACCGCGCAAGGCCGTCACGTTGAGCGCGGCGATGAGGGTCTGATCGGGCAGGAAATAGGGCGTGACGATCCGAACCCGCTCGCAGGCCGCGGTCAGCGCACCCAGGATCATGCGTCGGATCACGTCGAAATCCTCGTCGGGGCCGTCCGGCACCCCCCGCGCCAGGGTCGAACCGACGTGATCAGGCACCGGATACCAGGCATCCCCGCCCAGCCGCTCGCCAGTCGTGAAGGTCCAGTCCAGCGCGAAGGCCTCCACCAGAAAACGCACCACCGGGCCTCGAACACGCAAATGTACGTCCTGGATCGGATGGCGCGGACAGGCTGCCGTCATGCATCCGACGCGAATATTCAGTCCGCCGGTGAAGCCGACGCGCCCGTCGGCCACCAGAATCTTGCGGTGGTTGCGCAAATTCAGGTATTGACTCTTTACCGGAAGCACGGAGGCCAGAAAGACCGCGCTCGGGATCCCGCGGCGACGCAAGACGCGCGGCATCGGCGGACGACTGTAACGCTGGCCGACACCATCGACCAAAACACGCACGGAAACCCCGCGGCGGTGCGCCCGCTCGAGCGCATCGGCAAAGAGTCCGCCGACGCTGTCGTTGTCGAAGATGTAGGTCGAGAATCCGATGGTCTCCTCGGCCTGATCGATCGCCTCCAGCATTTGCGGATAGGCTTGGTCACCATCGATCAAAACATCGACCCGGTTACCGGCCTCCAGGGGCAAACGGGTCAGGG
This region includes:
- a CDS encoding response regulator transcription factor; this translates as MHVLVIEDEAQLRRQIIERLGREGAIAEGTGEGREGLYLATEYPFDAAVIDLGLPGMNGLEIIRNLRNAGSLLPILILTARDRWQDKVEGLEAGADDYLAKPFQTEELLARLRALIRRANGAASRELRIGPLRMDLVAQSVWIHERPTELTAYEYRLLEQLASARGGVLSKQALADRLYPHDEDRDSNVIEVLLGRLRRKLDPDGSLAPIETLRGRGYRLALASEDRRPGSA
- the cls gene encoding cardiolipin synthase, yielding MNDPTLWMGALLGLELAARIATVAHLLLGRRDVPSTVGWAGLVMLAPVVGLVLYWLFGINRITRKAHRLRPQTSEASDRAELAGQRCANRVLEAQYPRLVRLGHLGDALTRLPLEAGNRVDVLIDGDQAYPQMLEAIDQAEETIGFSTYIFDNDSVGGLFADALERAHRRGVSVRVLVDGVGQRYSRPPMPRVLRRRGIPSAVFLASVLPVKSQYLNLRNHRKILVADGRVGFTGGLNIRVGCMTAACPRHPIQDVHLRVRGPVVRFLVEAFALDWTFTTGERLGGDAWYPVPDHVGSTLARGVPDGPDEDFDVIRRMILGALTAACERVRIVTPYFLPDQTLIAALNVTALRGVEVEILMPEQNNLKLVQWAAQAQVDQLLEGRCRILLSPPPFDHTKLMLIDDIWSFLGSANWDARSLRLNFEYNLECYDRDLSRRLHELVDAKIAASRELTLGDLAGRSIPVKLRDGFARLFSPYL
- a CDS encoding SHOCT domain-containing protein, translating into MQHLTPQGQQIVDDIARRHGFSQDAVTHMLVAVLNGNGGMAQFSHPEFGGAGQWMQGGMLMLGDMFNSSLKGRVDALCYELANLLASQPGLLQSGSFQSQSQGGGSFQNQTSGGSRGQSDLFVPDPADHWWPQALGVPSATGSQNNVKYAYFANARRLAVNTGGDVWVYDTLDHQIGGFSQQQGTGGSISFGSQYGTIDLGRLPVVSRNGQPVETPLPASASDHSGQYRPAPSPAARDGANEGDIFAAIERLGDLRSKGILTDDEFNAKKAELLARL
- the galE gene encoding UDP-glucose 4-epimerase GalE, translated to MRVLVTGGAGYIGSHTCLEMLATGMDVVVVDNLCNSKEESLRRVGEITGRTPIFFKADLRDRAALDAIFRDGAFDAVVHFAGLKAVGESVEIPLAYYDNNVGGTITLCEAMAAAGVKNIVFSSSATVYGDPATVPIREGFPLSATNPYGRSKLFIEEILRDLHVSDGTWNIALLRYFNPVGAHPSGRIGEDPNGIPNNLMPYVAQVAVGKLRRLRVFGDDYPTPDGTGVRDYIHVVDLARGHLAALHRLAQGPGVVVYNLGTGHGYSVLDMVAAFERASGRPVPYEIVARRPGDIAACYADPALAKSELGWEAELGIDDMVRDTWRWQSENPEGFGG
- a CDS encoding ATP-binding protein, with the protein product MSLRARVVASAAAVLALFILLTSIALEQAFRDTAESSREERLLAQIFLLMAAAEAGNEGLVFPEALAEARFSLPGSGLYARVFDADDRLIWESDSAMGIPEPGPMALVPGERRLEFRTDSDGRGYLVEGFGVSWATGAVPRNYVFLVAEDTVAFDEEVGRFRASLAVWLGAMALLMLAALVLILAWGLAPLRRVSMEVAAIESGGQAKILGTYPSEICALTDNLNGLLAHEQARQMRLDNALGDLAHSLKTPLAVIRGAIGDLETGNETTLLMEQQLARMDTIIAHQLQRARTGGGQTAILSPPLQIARVAERLIGSLSKVYRDKGVAVTVAVPEEIQINGAEGDLMEMLGNLLDNAFKWCRSQVIVRAGTEKGTLVIAIEDDGPGIPPRDAERLLARGTRADEAVPGHGIGLAMAREICEAYGGRLGVEVSALGGARVCLLIPT